A stretch of the Nicotiana tabacum cultivar K326 chromosome 6, ASM71507v2, whole genome shotgun sequence genome encodes the following:
- the LOC107809269 gene encoding transcription factor bHLH112-like isoform X1 → MAGNPTNNWWSMMMNGSMHPNHESQQFSSSSSSSSSQHFYGSSNYLADINIPSHDFPRSWSQLLLSGLSGEQEKSGMSHYHQYKKLQEKWEEVQSLNSINPSSSCFRVPVVDVKPQVVGQVLYGNYQDLPAASSPANSCVTTTLSDNILNYSGNKITSKVEAKHQHPDDSSECNSTSRGGVTKKARVQHSSAQPSLKLQVRKEKLGDRITALHQLVSPFGKTDTASVLSEAIGYIRFLQGQIQALSSPYMGNVEGSMGHTHQQSDSQVKDLRSRGLCLVPISCTQHVGNDTVGDYWAPALGGGYL, encoded by the exons ATGGCTGGAAACCCTACAAATAACTGGTGGAGCATGATGATGAACGGAAGCATGCATCCCAATCATGAATCTCAgcagttttcttcttcttcttcttcgtcgtcgtCTCAGCATTTTTATGGATCTTCTAATTATTTGGCTGATATTAATATTCCAAGCCATGATTTCCCTCGCTCATGGAGCCAGCTACTTCT GTCTGGATTATCTGGTGAACAAGAAAAGTCAGGTATGAGTCATTATCATCAGTATAAGAAGCTGCAGGAGAAGTGGGAAGAAGTCCAAAGTTTGAATTCCATCAATCCATCATCTTCTTGTTTTAGGGTTCCTGTTGTTGATGTAAAACCACAAGTAGTGGGCCAAGTATTGTACGGTAATTACCAAGATTTGCCAGCAGCTTCATCACCAGCTAACTCTTGTGTTACCACAACTTTAAGCGATAATATTTTGAACTACTCTGGTAATAAAATTACCAGTAAGGTGGAAGCAAAGCATCAACATCCAGACGATTCATCTGAG TGTAACAGCACAAGCAGAGGAGGGGTAACTAAGAAGGCTAGAGTTCAGCATTCCTCAGCTCAACCATCTCTCAAA CTGCAGGTAAGAAAAGAGAAGCTAGGGGATAGGATAACAGCACTCCACCAACTTGTTTCTCCATTTGGAAAG ACTGACACGGCCTCCGTCTTGTCAGAAGCTATTGGCTACATCAGATTCCTTCAGGGTCAAATTCAG GCATTGAGCTCTCCATACATGGGCAATGTAGAAGGAAGCATGGGTCACACTCACCAACAATCT GATTCTCAGGTCAAGGATTTGAGGAGTAGAGGACTGTGCTTGGTTCCTATTTCTTGCACACAACATGTTGGAAATGATACTGTTGGCGATTATTGGGCTCCAGCACTAGGGGGAGGATATTTATAA
- the LOC107809269 gene encoding transcription factor bHLH112-like isoform X2 gives MAGNPTNNWWSMMMNGSMHPNHESQQFSSSSSSSSSQHFYGSSNYLADINIPSHDFPRSWSQLLLSGLSGEQEKSGMSHYHQYKKLQEKWEEVQSLNSINPSSSCFRVPVVDVKPQVVGQVLYGNYQDLPAASSPANSCVTTTLSDNILNYSGNKITSKVEAKHQHPDDSSECNSTSRGGVTKKARVQHSSAQPSLKVRKEKLGDRITALHQLVSPFGKTDTASVLSEAIGYIRFLQGQIQALSSPYMGNVEGSMGHTHQQSDSQVKDLRSRGLCLVPISCTQHVGNDTVGDYWAPALGGGYL, from the exons ATGGCTGGAAACCCTACAAATAACTGGTGGAGCATGATGATGAACGGAAGCATGCATCCCAATCATGAATCTCAgcagttttcttcttcttcttcttcgtcgtcgtCTCAGCATTTTTATGGATCTTCTAATTATTTGGCTGATATTAATATTCCAAGCCATGATTTCCCTCGCTCATGGAGCCAGCTACTTCT GTCTGGATTATCTGGTGAACAAGAAAAGTCAGGTATGAGTCATTATCATCAGTATAAGAAGCTGCAGGAGAAGTGGGAAGAAGTCCAAAGTTTGAATTCCATCAATCCATCATCTTCTTGTTTTAGGGTTCCTGTTGTTGATGTAAAACCACAAGTAGTGGGCCAAGTATTGTACGGTAATTACCAAGATTTGCCAGCAGCTTCATCACCAGCTAACTCTTGTGTTACCACAACTTTAAGCGATAATATTTTGAACTACTCTGGTAATAAAATTACCAGTAAGGTGGAAGCAAAGCATCAACATCCAGACGATTCATCTGAG TGTAACAGCACAAGCAGAGGAGGGGTAACTAAGAAGGCTAGAGTTCAGCATTCCTCAGCTCAACCATCTCTCAAA GTAAGAAAAGAGAAGCTAGGGGATAGGATAACAGCACTCCACCAACTTGTTTCTCCATTTGGAAAG ACTGACACGGCCTCCGTCTTGTCAGAAGCTATTGGCTACATCAGATTCCTTCAGGGTCAAATTCAG GCATTGAGCTCTCCATACATGGGCAATGTAGAAGGAAGCATGGGTCACACTCACCAACAATCT GATTCTCAGGTCAAGGATTTGAGGAGTAGAGGACTGTGCTTGGTTCCTATTTCTTGCACACAACATGTTGGAAATGATACTGTTGGCGATTATTGGGCTCCAGCACTAGGGGGAGGATATTTATAA
- the LOC107809268 gene encoding peroxisome biogenesis protein 2 isoform X4 — protein sequence MSAMLKVQLVKVFSLMKSGMLFQYESELDAFLEFLIWRFSIRVDKPTPGNALMNLRYRDERAVEVRGKVACRYRNIIERALRARLVYWSPHMNRTLVSCLAGAWWVWG from the exons ATGTCGGCCATGCTAAAGGTACAGTTGGTTAAGGTCTTCTCTTTGATGAAG TCAGGAATGTTATTTCAATATGAGTCAGAACTTGATGCTTTCTTGGAGTTCCTTATCTGGCGGTTTTCTATCCGAGTTGATAAACCTACGCCGGGTAATGCGCTAATGAATCTGAGGTATAGAGATGAACGTGCAGTTGAAGTAAGAGGAAAAG TGGCATGCAGGTATAGGAATATCATTGAAAGAGCTTTAAGAGCCAGACTTGTTTATTGGAGTCCACATATGAACAGAACA CTAGTGTCATGCCTTGCTGGTGCCTGGTGGGTATGGGGATGA
- the LOC107809268 gene encoding peroxisome biogenesis protein 2 isoform X2: MSAMLKSGMLFQYESELDAFLEFLIWRFSIRVDKPTPGNALMNLRYRDERAVEVRGKVACRYRNIIERALRARLVYWSPHMNRTVSFEYMNLQLVWNEFSDCPSISRVLQTLYGHSEVRRILMTNYLRIYVCNFSINYLLGYWSLTLSKKGKGP; this comes from the exons ATGTCGGCCATGCTAAAG TCAGGAATGTTATTTCAATATGAGTCAGAACTTGATGCTTTCTTGGAGTTCCTTATCTGGCGGTTTTCTATCCGAGTTGATAAACCTACGCCGGGTAATGCGCTAATGAATCTGAGGTATAGAGATGAACGTGCAGTTGAAGTAAGAGGAAAAG TGGCATGCAGGTATAGGAATATCATTGAAAGAGCTTTAAGAGCCAGACTTGTTTATTGGAGTCCACATATGAACAGAACAGTGAGCTTCGAGTACATGAATCTCCAATTGGTGTGGAATGAATTTTCTGATTGTCCATCCATTAGTAGAGTGTTGCAGACTTTATATGGTCATTCCGAAGTGAGGAGAATATTGATGACAAATTATCTGAGAATCTATGTCTGCAATTTCTCTATCAATTATCTGTTAGGATATTGGTCCTTAACCTTATCAAAAAAGGGAAAGGGCCCTTAA
- the LOC107809268 gene encoding peroxisome biogenesis protein 2 isoform X1 translates to MSAMLKVQLVKVFSLMKSGMLFQYESELDAFLEFLIWRFSIRVDKPTPGNALMNLRYRDERAVEVRGKVACRYRNIIERALRARLVYWSPHMNRTVSFEYMNLQLVWNEFSDCPSISRVLQTLYGHSEVRRILMTNYLRIYVCNFSINYLLGYWSLTLSKKGKGP, encoded by the exons ATGTCGGCCATGCTAAAGGTACAGTTGGTTAAGGTCTTCTCTTTGATGAAG TCAGGAATGTTATTTCAATATGAGTCAGAACTTGATGCTTTCTTGGAGTTCCTTATCTGGCGGTTTTCTATCCGAGTTGATAAACCTACGCCGGGTAATGCGCTAATGAATCTGAGGTATAGAGATGAACGTGCAGTTGAAGTAAGAGGAAAAG TGGCATGCAGGTATAGGAATATCATTGAAAGAGCTTTAAGAGCCAGACTTGTTTATTGGAGTCCACATATGAACAGAACAGTGAGCTTCGAGTACATGAATCTCCAATTGGTGTGGAATGAATTTTCTGATTGTCCATCCATTAGTAGAGTGTTGCAGACTTTATATGGTCATTCCGAAGTGAGGAGAATATTGATGACAAATTATCTGAGAATCTATGTCTGCAATTTCTCTATCAATTATCTGTTAGGATATTGGTCCTTAACCTTATCAAAAAAGGGAAAGGGCCCTTAA
- the LOC107809268 gene encoding peroxisome biogenesis protein 2 isoform X3 translates to MSAMLKVQLVKVFSLMKSGMLFQYESELDAFLEFLIWRFSIRVDKPTPGNALMNLRYRDERAVEVRGKGIHFDFEAEFIVDSMNRSIFLGKRVTLHAFSPFPPDNEVFGTPSNNNNNNPV, encoded by the exons ATGTCGGCCATGCTAAAGGTACAGTTGGTTAAGGTCTTCTCTTTGATGAAG TCAGGAATGTTATTTCAATATGAGTCAGAACTTGATGCTTTCTTGGAGTTCCTTATCTGGCGGTTTTCTATCCGAGTTGATAAACCTACGCCGGGTAATGCGCTAATGAATCTGAGGTATAGAGATGAACGTGCAGTTGAAGTAAGAGGAAAAG GCATTCACTTCGATTTTGAGGCTGAGTTCATTGTTGATAGCATGAATAGGAGCATTTTCTTAGGAAAAAGAGTTACATTGCATGCATTCAGCCCTTTTCCTCCAGATAATG AGGTCTTTGGCACGccgagcaacaacaacaacaacaacccagtataa